The proteins below come from a single Gimesia alba genomic window:
- a CDS encoding RidA family protein, giving the protein MSQTPEERIQELGHTLPSPPAAVGSYIPVTQFGNTIVTSGQLPFIGTELMFKGKIGEHLHEDDGSNAACLCILNALAQIKSITGELSKINKIIRLEGYVHSAPGFDRQPYVLNAASQLLTDVLGDKGKHTRVALGISEMPLNAAVQIALWVEVSP; this is encoded by the coding sequence ATGAGCCAGACACCGGAAGAACGCATACAGGAACTCGGACATACACTGCCATCTCCCCCCGCCGCTGTGGGATCATACATTCCAGTGACGCAGTTTGGAAATACAATTGTCACAAGCGGCCAACTCCCGTTTATTGGGACCGAATTGATGTTCAAAGGAAAAATTGGTGAACATCTTCATGAAGATGATGGCTCCAATGCAGCCTGTCTCTGCATTCTGAATGCACTGGCCCAAATCAAGTCCATCACAGGTGAGCTCTCCAAGATCAACAAAATCATTCGCCTGGAAGGATACGTCCATTCTGCTCCGGGATTTGATCGACAGCCTTACGTCCTGAATGCAGCATCACAGCTCTTAACCGACGTTTTAGGCGATAAAGGAAAACATACGCGCGTCGCGCTGGGAATATCGGAAATGCCTCTCAACGCTGCTGTTCAAATCGCGCTCTGGGTTGAAGTCTCGCCGTAA
- a CDS encoding STAS domain-containing protein yields MPADYPPEIVKEGQVTIVSLGPEYENLDEPRLDALTDVLLQVAETASPPIVLLDLSHTSFFGSAFIEVIFRMWNRLNHREGGKFCICGLSEYCTEVLEVTHLDQLWETFATREEAVRALNS; encoded by the coding sequence ATGCCTGCCGATTATCCACCAGAAATAGTCAAAGAGGGTCAAGTCACTATCGTGTCTTTGGGGCCAGAGTACGAAAATCTGGATGAACCCCGACTCGATGCGTTGACGGATGTTCTATTACAGGTTGCGGAAACGGCATCCCCCCCCATTGTCTTACTCGACCTCTCCCACACTTCATTCTTTGGTTCTGCTTTTATTGAAGTGATTTTCCGGATGTGGAATCGCCTGAATCATCGGGAAGGTGGCAAATTCTGTATTTGCGGGCTCAGCGAATATTGTACAGAAGTGCTGGAAGTGACCCATCTTGATCAGCTTTGGGAAACATTTGCGACTCGAGAAGAAGCGGTTCGAGCTCTTAATTCTTAA
- a CDS encoding Flp family type IVb pilin, whose product MLNKIRTQSRRWKKKVRGAVFVEYLLLLTIIGIGAIAGLTTLRSALINELMDLANAINAINS is encoded by the coding sequence GTGTTAAATAAAATCCGGACACAATCTCGGCGATGGAAGAAAAAAGTCCGTGGTGCTGTCTTTGTTGAATATTTACTGCTACTGACAATCATTGGGATTGGGGCTATTGCTGGTCTGACGACACTCAGAAGTGCTTTGATCAATGAACTGATGGATTTAGCGAATGCGATTAACGCCATCAATTCATGA
- a CDS encoding sulfatase-like hydrolase/transferase → MQFKSALRNNLGWMLLSLMIVAVCGSDLSLFAAESEGSRPNILWITSEDNGPHLGCYGDKYADTPHIDKLASEGMIYLNCWSTAPVCAPARTTLITGMYPTCLGAEHMRSMVKLPKNFLMYPQYLREAGYYCTNNSKEDYNVAKPGKVWDESNRKAHWKNRKSGQPFFAVFNHTISHESKIRNRPHTLVHDPAKVRVPAYHPDTPEVRHDWAQYYDRITEMDALVGKNLKELADAGLTEDTIIFYYGDHGSGMPRSKRWPYNSGLQVPLVIYVPPKFRKLAPPDYQTDGKSDRLVGFVDFAPTALSLAGIKPPAHMQGNAFMGQYETAPQEYQYGFRGRMDERYDLVRSVRNKRYLYIKNFMPHKEYGQYLNYMFQTPTTQVWKKLYDAGKLTPPQTYFWETKPAEELYDLEADLDEVNNLMNSDEHQDILKELRQAQQQKILEIRDLGFMPEAEIHSLSDGGAPYLVGQNNELYPLKKILAMAEVASSGTQDGQAELVAGLNAQNSAVRYWAAMGLLMRGENAVKQAHSALQKSLKDSSKSVRCITAEALGKYGNAQESKEAVRTLVSLSNQNQDGVYVAMLALNGLDKLSNEKVAPVKDEIAQLPLKNPKLDRRLQSYVTRLVERIEEKQSQK, encoded by the coding sequence ATGCAGTTTAAAAGTGCTCTGCGAAACAATCTCGGATGGATGTTGCTTTCTTTAATGATCGTAGCCGTATGTGGCTCTGATCTTTCCCTTTTCGCAGCGGAGTCAGAAGGCAGCCGCCCGAATATTTTGTGGATTACCAGTGAAGACAACGGTCCCCACCTGGGTTGCTATGGAGACAAATACGCCGATACGCCACACATCGACAAGCTGGCTTCAGAGGGGATGATCTATCTCAACTGCTGGTCGACGGCGCCGGTTTGTGCTCCCGCGCGAACGACATTGATTACAGGCATGTACCCGACCTGCCTGGGGGCCGAACATATGCGGAGCATGGTCAAGTTACCCAAAAACTTTCTGATGTATCCACAGTACCTCAGAGAAGCCGGCTACTACTGCACGAATAACAGCAAAGAAGATTACAACGTCGCCAAGCCAGGCAAGGTCTGGGATGAATCCAACAGAAAAGCGCATTGGAAGAATCGGAAATCCGGGCAACCTTTCTTTGCCGTCTTTAACCATACGATCAGCCACGAAAGTAAAATTCGCAACCGTCCGCATACACTGGTGCATGATCCTGCGAAAGTGCGTGTGCCTGCTTACCATCCGGATACTCCCGAAGTTCGTCATGACTGGGCACAATACTATGATCGCATTACGGAAATGGATGCATTGGTCGGGAAGAATCTCAAGGAACTCGCCGACGCAGGGCTAACGGAAGACACGATTATTTTCTATTACGGCGATCATGGTTCGGGAATGCCACGCAGCAAACGTTGGCCTTATAACTCGGGTTTGCAGGTTCCTCTGGTGATCTATGTTCCCCCGAAGTTCCGCAAGCTGGCTCCCCCTGATTATCAAACGGATGGCAAGTCGGATCGACTGGTTGGCTTTGTCGATTTCGCACCCACGGCGCTCAGCCTGGCTGGTATCAAGCCGCCCGCCCACATGCAGGGAAATGCGTTTATGGGACAATATGAGACGGCGCCCCAAGAGTATCAATACGGTTTTCGTGGTCGGATGGATGAACGCTATGACCTGGTTCGATCAGTCAGAAACAAGCGTTATCTGTATATCAAAAACTTTATGCCTCACAAGGAGTATGGTCAGTACCTGAATTATATGTTCCAGACCCCGACGACTCAGGTCTGGAAAAAACTGTATGATGCCGGCAAGTTGACTCCGCCACAGACCTATTTCTGGGAAACCAAGCCGGCCGAAGAGTTGTATGACCTTGAGGCAGATCTGGACGAAGTCAATAATCTGATGAACTCCGACGAACATCAGGACATTCTCAAAGAGCTGCGGCAGGCCCAACAGCAGAAAATTCTTGAGATCAGGGATCTTGGATTTATGCCGGAAGCGGAAATCCACAGTCTGTCTGATGGCGGTGCCCCCTACCTCGTTGGGCAAAATAATGAACTCTATCCCTTAAAGAAAATTCTGGCGATGGCAGAAGTGGCGTCCTCCGGTACGCAGGATGGTCAGGCAGAACTCGTTGCCGGATTGAATGCTCAAAATTCGGCGGTCCGCTATTGGGCGGCAATGGGACTCTTAATGCGGGGCGAAAACGCCGTCAAACAGGCTCACAGTGCATTACAAAAATCGTTAAAGGATTCTTCCAAATCGGTACGCTGTATCACCGCAGAAGCACTTGGCAAATATGGTAACGCGCAGGAGTCCAAAGAGGCGGTCCGGACGCTGGTTTCACTTTCGAACCAGAATCAGGACGGAGTGTATGTCGCGATGCTGGCGCTGAACGGACTTGATAAATTGAGCAATGAAAAAGTGGCGCCGGTCAAAGACGAAATTGCGCAATTGCCTCTCAAGAATCCCAAGCTGGATCGACGTTTGCAATCCTACGTGACGCGACTGGTAGAACGAATTGAAGAAAAACAGTCCCAGAAATAA
- a CDS encoding S1C family serine protease, whose translation MSFEIISRKLRQSTSRIPLRTDLTQSERRTIELFHESSPSVVHIRTAEFALEADQFSMNLQKTPQGSGSGFIWDRNGHIVTNFHVIQKADEATVTLADNTIWKAKLVGFAPSKDLAVLKINAPRERLKPIQVGYSADLQVGQTVLAIGNPFGLDQSLTTGIISGLGREIISVTGRSIRNVIQTDASINPGNSGGPLLDSSGHLIGVNTAIYSSSHVYAGIGYAVPVDLISRFVPQLIRYGVIQIPSLNFTGVDDFVIRKLKSNRLLPQDVKGVMVQDLIPGGAADQAGIKPIGVDQAGDVVLGDLIMQLDKMPITNANDLLDALETHKVGDEVNLIVLRNNQKKKLKAELQEWKNEP comes from the coding sequence ATGTCATTTGAGATCATCAGTCGCAAATTGAGACAGTCGACGTCCCGAATTCCCCTGCGTACGGATCTGACACAATCTGAGCGGAGGACCATTGAATTATTTCATGAATCTTCGCCATCGGTTGTGCATATCCGAACGGCAGAGTTTGCGCTGGAAGCAGATCAATTCAGTATGAATCTGCAAAAGACGCCACAGGGCTCAGGAAGCGGTTTTATCTGGGATCGCAACGGGCATATCGTAACCAATTTTCATGTGATCCAAAAAGCGGATGAAGCGACCGTCACATTAGCTGATAATACGATCTGGAAAGCAAAATTAGTCGGTTTTGCGCCTTCCAAGGACTTGGCTGTCCTGAAAATTAATGCGCCACGTGAGCGGTTGAAACCGATTCAAGTGGGGTACTCTGCCGATCTTCAGGTGGGACAGACCGTGCTGGCGATCGGGAATCCGTTTGGCCTGGATCAATCTCTGACGACAGGAATTATCAGTGGGTTGGGGAGAGAAATCATTTCCGTGACTGGCCGGTCCATTCGCAATGTGATTCAGACGGATGCCTCGATCAATCCGGGAAATTCAGGAGGTCCTTTACTCGACAGCTCAGGGCATTTAATTGGGGTGAATACCGCCATATATAGCTCTTCCCATGTCTATGCCGGAATTGGTTATGCCGTTCCCGTTGATCTGATCAGCCGATTTGTCCCTCAGTTAATTCGGTATGGTGTGATTCAGATTCCCAGCTTGAACTTTACTGGTGTGGATGACTTTGTCATTCGAAAACTGAAAAGCAACCGACTTTTGCCTCAGGATGTCAAGGGAGTCATGGTTCAGGACTTGATACCGGGGGGAGCAGCTGATCAAGCCGGCATAAAGCCGATTGGGGTGGACCAGGCAGGTGATGTAGTTCTGGGAGACCTGATCATGCAGTTGGATAAAATGCCAATTACCAATGCGAATGACTTATTAGATGCGTTAGAGACCCACAAAGTGGGGGATGAAGTGAACCTGATCGTCTTGCGCAATAATCAAAAAAAGAAATTGAAAGCAGAATTGCAAGAGTGGAAAAACGAACCATAA
- a CDS encoding endonuclease/exonuclease/phosphatase family protein yields MERVLDELRAVDADLIGLVEAGADSDKMKLFWKESFPEHPYQFVKEGLVILSRFPISNQNSGALAKMGKYESVDLTISQAPQGIVSVYLVDIRSDILRSRKFALQELANLVSAKSDRPILVLGDFNTPSDSVHFDPVRAQLKNSLESAGNGYMATWPLPLPVLDLDGIWANQLIKVLSAENRWTWVSDHRPVVTLVEFSSLPTD; encoded by the coding sequence ATGGAACGAGTTCTGGACGAACTGAGAGCCGTCGATGCGGATCTGATTGGTTTGGTGGAAGCGGGTGCTGACTCAGACAAAATGAAATTGTTCTGGAAAGAGTCATTTCCAGAACATCCTTACCAGTTTGTGAAGGAGGGGTTGGTCATTCTGTCGCGGTTTCCCATATCGAATCAGAATTCGGGGGCCCTTGCCAAGATGGGGAAATATGAGTCTGTCGATTTGACGATAAGTCAAGCGCCTCAAGGCATCGTGTCGGTCTATCTCGTCGATATCAGAAGCGATATTTTACGATCCAGAAAATTTGCTCTGCAAGAACTCGCGAATCTCGTCTCAGCAAAGAGCGATCGTCCGATTTTGGTCTTGGGAGACTTTAATACTCCCAGTGATTCGGTTCACTTTGATCCTGTCCGAGCCCAGCTTAAAAATTCGTTAGAATCGGCGGGCAATGGTTACATGGCAACCTGGCCTTTACCCTTGCCTGTACTGGATCTGGATGGAATTTGGGCCAATCAATTGATAAAGGTTCTTTCTGCAGAGAACCGGTGGACCTGGGTGTCGGATCATCGTCCCGTCGTGACCCTGGTCGAGTTCAGTTCTCTCCCCACCGACTGA
- a CDS encoding PQQ-binding-like beta-propeller repeat protein, translating into MNWREIQLDWSSLICSGSTQRKVASLLLAMLINTSLATAQLPQISPRGSKSAPSSSVTVEPGTQKTNQNGTWTSFLGNQRNGISEETGLNLNWNVHRPSVLWRVPLGSGYSSIVVADGRIWTMATHLTNDFVVCFDADTGKKLWATIAAPTYLDSQRQARGPRSTPTYHDGKLYCLLPAGDLLCLEANSGKIIWKKNIFRLSGAAQQEQKTIYYWGMSASPLIEGDLVILQPGGSNNNSVIAVNKETGKLVWSAGNDPPGYGSPIVIEAEDQRQIIVPTGQSILSLNPKQGGLLWRVVWGNKYNCNCATPVWNEDSLFISSAYGTGAMRFALIRQNESLRPISRWKTLTMQNQFATSIIKDGYIYGPHGDLAAVTYRCLDLQRGQVQWMSRRVGKCTQIAVENHIICLTEQGTLILIEANPAEYREKGKLTGLLGFKAWAHPALANGRLYLRDEKRLVCLDLKQK; encoded by the coding sequence ATGAACTGGCGTGAAATACAACTTGATTGGAGTTCCTTGATTTGCTCCGGTTCAACCCAGAGAAAAGTAGCAAGTCTTCTGCTTGCTATGCTGATCAACACCAGTCTCGCCACAGCTCAGTTACCTCAGATTTCCCCGCGCGGTTCAAAATCAGCCCCCAGCTCTTCCGTGACAGTTGAGCCTGGAACGCAGAAAACGAATCAGAACGGTACCTGGACTTCTTTCCTGGGAAATCAACGTAACGGAATTTCAGAGGAAACCGGCCTGAATTTAAACTGGAACGTCCATCGCCCCTCTGTGCTTTGGCGTGTTCCCTTGGGCAGCGGTTATTCTTCCATTGTGGTGGCTGACGGCCGGATCTGGACAATGGCCACTCATCTGACGAATGATTTTGTCGTCTGCTTTGACGCGGACACTGGTAAGAAACTCTGGGCCACAATCGCCGCACCGACTTACCTGGATAGCCAGAGACAAGCACGTGGCCCCCGTTCCACTCCCACCTATCATGACGGAAAATTGTACTGCCTCTTACCAGCCGGGGATCTACTCTGCCTGGAAGCCAATTCCGGAAAAATCATCTGGAAAAAGAATATTTTCCGGCTGAGTGGTGCTGCACAACAGGAACAGAAGACCATTTATTACTGGGGCATGTCTGCGTCTCCCCTGATCGAAGGAGACCTTGTCATTCTTCAACCGGGGGGATCCAACAATAACTCGGTCATTGCTGTGAATAAAGAGACCGGAAAACTGGTCTGGTCTGCTGGAAACGATCCACCCGGTTATGGCTCTCCCATTGTCATCGAAGCAGAAGATCAGCGGCAAATTATTGTCCCGACAGGACAATCGATTCTCTCACTCAACCCGAAACAGGGAGGTCTGCTCTGGCGCGTGGTCTGGGGTAACAAATACAACTGCAATTGCGCCACTCCTGTCTGGAATGAGGATTCCCTGTTTATCTCTTCTGCGTATGGAACAGGCGCAATGCGTTTTGCCTTGATTCGTCAGAATGAGAGCCTGCGTCCGATCTCTCGCTGGAAAACTCTGACAATGCAGAACCAGTTTGCCACCAGCATCATCAAAGATGGTTATATCTACGGCCCGCACGGCGATCTGGCTGCGGTCACTTACCGCTGCCTGGATTTGCAGCGGGGGCAGGTCCAATGGATGTCCAGACGTGTTGGCAAATGTACTCAAATCGCCGTGGAAAATCACATTATCTGCCTGACGGAGCAGGGGACACTGATCTTAATTGAAGCCAACCCAGCCGAATATCGCGAAAAAGGCAAGCTGACCGGCTTGTTGGGATTTAAAGCCTGGGCCCATCCTGCTCTGGCAAACGGACGGCTCTATCTTCGCGATGAAAAACGGCTCGTCTGCCTCGATCTCAAACAAAAATAG
- a CDS encoding PQQ-binding-like beta-propeller repeat protein — translation MRLKRLLSLMVCLFFTSCVVQAEAAIFSGIITSLSESQKQVTIKSTLGKEKSFTIPDSAPSTFNGKKSQFDQFKIGQRATVFTTASGKITRFSVRDVVASKSSSTVSRPKKEMKAKKRTDIGNPSPVAQGWTQFRGPGRTNISTETGLIKDWNQSPPKLLWTARGLGEGYSSVSLSGNLVFTMGTKANEEVVIAIDVNTGEIVWTQPNGSVFKDGQGNGPRSTPTIDGDALYVLGASGDLSRMSTRNGNVEWTKNILQDFGASNIVWGISESPLIDGDKLICSPGGQGATMVALNKQDGSPIWKAAVPGNPKAAYSSPIKVTVGGVQQYVNFTHDGIMGVEAQTGTPLWGNNRAANKTANCSAPIFFPGNNSIFYASGYGTGGALLRLTAAQNRVSAQLGFFTQDMKNHHGGMVQVDGFLYGSSDPGKLTCINLRDGQTVWQNRSVGKGALTCADGHIYMRSEKGPIALVEVNPKAYVEKGQFDQPERSGRPAWPHPVVADGKLFLRDQDLLLCYDVKAN, via the coding sequence ATGCGATTAAAGCGGCTTCTAAGTCTGATGGTCTGCCTGTTCTTCACATCTTGTGTGGTGCAGGCGGAAGCAGCAATTTTTAGTGGCATCATCACCTCACTTTCCGAGTCGCAAAAACAGGTCACGATTAAATCGACTCTGGGGAAAGAAAAAAGTTTCACGATTCCCGACTCAGCACCTTCTACATTTAACGGAAAAAAATCTCAATTTGACCAGTTCAAGATAGGTCAAAGGGCAACTGTTTTTACAACCGCATCAGGAAAGATCACACGGTTTTCCGTTCGTGATGTCGTGGCTTCCAAATCCAGCAGCACGGTGAGTCGGCCCAAGAAAGAAATGAAAGCCAAAAAAAGAACGGATATAGGAAATCCGTCTCCCGTTGCTCAGGGATGGACGCAATTTCGTGGTCCCGGGCGTACTAATATTTCGACCGAGACCGGCTTGATCAAAGACTGGAATCAAAGCCCGCCGAAATTACTCTGGACCGCCCGCGGTTTAGGCGAGGGCTATTCTTCGGTCTCGCTCAGTGGCAATCTGGTGTTTACGATGGGGACCAAAGCGAATGAAGAGGTCGTGATCGCCATTGATGTCAATACCGGGGAAATTGTCTGGACTCAGCCTAATGGTTCAGTATTCAAAGATGGACAGGGAAATGGCCCCCGCTCTACTCCTACAATTGATGGCGATGCATTGTATGTATTGGGGGCGAGTGGAGACCTTTCACGAATGTCAACCAGGAATGGAAATGTGGAATGGACCAAAAATATTTTGCAAGATTTTGGCGCCAGTAATATTGTCTGGGGAATCAGCGAATCTCCCCTGATCGATGGGGATAAACTGATTTGTTCTCCCGGTGGGCAAGGTGCCACGATGGTGGCTCTCAATAAGCAGGATGGCAGTCCGATCTGGAAGGCGGCTGTGCCTGGGAATCCCAAAGCCGCTTACTCCTCGCCCATTAAGGTGACAGTGGGGGGCGTGCAGCAGTATGTGAATTTTACGCATGACGGCATTATGGGAGTCGAAGCACAAACCGGGACACCACTCTGGGGAAATAATCGGGCGGCGAATAAAACGGCTAACTGCTCTGCACCGATCTTTTTTCCAGGGAATAACTCGATTTTTTATGCATCCGGTTATGGTACGGGGGGTGCCCTGCTCCGTTTAACGGCGGCTCAAAATCGGGTGTCTGCTCAGTTGGGTTTCTTTACGCAGGATATGAAAAATCATCATGGAGGCATGGTTCAAGTTGATGGGTTCCTCTATGGCTCCAGTGATCCTGGCAAGCTGACCTGCATTAACCTGAGAGATGGTCAGACGGTCTGGCAGAATCGATCTGTCGGTAAAGGCGCCCTGACTTGTGCCGACGGTCATATTTACATGCGGAGTGAGAAAGGGCCCATCGCACTGGTGGAAGTGAATCCCAAGGCCTATGTGGAAAAGGGACAGTTCGACCAACCCGAGCGGAGCGGCAGGCCCGCCTGGCCACACCCGGTTGTTGCGGATGGAAAGCTCTTTTTAAGAGATCAGGATTTATTGTTGTGTTATGATGTCAAAGCAAACTGA